The following are encoded in a window of Mustela nigripes isolate SB6536 chromosome 1, MUSNIG.SB6536, whole genome shotgun sequence genomic DNA:
- the MYL5 gene encoding myosin light chain 5 — MLSPLCARERKPESELSWGTGQELKTGDPGREGTDHHLRHIQAWDIYGWKMRVLVFTVEGSLDQARPLAGRLPGPFAPWTSRPSWLLAKLKASRKTKKKEGGGLRAQRASSNVFSNFEQTQIQEFKEAFTLMDQNRDGFIDKEDLKDTYASLGKTNIKDDELDAMLKEASGPINFTMFLNMFGAKLTGTDTEETILNAFKMLDPDGKGSINKDYIKRLLMSQADKMTAEEVDQMFQFATIDAAGNLDYKALSYVLTHGEEKEE, encoded by the exons ATGTTATCTCCACTCTGTGCCAG GGAGCGGAAGCCAGAGTCCGAGCTGTCCTGGGGGACTGGGCAAGAGCTTAAGACGGGCGACCCGGGCAGGGAGGGCACAGACCATCACCTCAGGCACATCCAGGCATG GGACATCTACGGTTGGAAGATGAGGGTCCTGGTCTTCACAGTGGAAGGGTCCCTAGACCAGGCCCGCCCACTTGCTGGCCGCCTGCCTGGTCCATTTGCTCCTTGGACGTCCAGGCCCAGCTGGCTTCTGGCCAAGCTCAAG GCCAGCAGGAAGActaagaagaaggaaggggggggcCTACGGGCCCAGAGGGCATCATCCAACGTCTTCTCCAACTTCGAGCAGACCCAGATCCAGGAGTTCAAGGAG GCATTCACACTAATGGATCAGAACCGAGATGGCTTTATCGACAAGGAGGACCTAAAGGACACCTACGCCTCACTGG GCAAAACCAACATCAAGGATGACGAGCTGGATGCCATGCTCAAGGAGGCCTCGGGGCCCATCAACTTCACCATGTTCCTGAATATGTTTGGGGCAAAGCTGACAG GTACGGATACTGAGGAGACCATCTTAAACGCCTTCAAGATGCTGGATCCTGATGGCAAAGGCAGCATCAACAAGGACTA CATTAAGCGGCTGTTGATGTCCCAGGCAGACAAGATGACCGCCGAAGAG GTGGACCAGATGTTCCAGTTTGCTACCATCGATGCTGCAGGCAATCTGGACTATAAGGCATTGAGCTACGTGCTCACCCacggggaggagaaggaggagtga